The DNA segment CGCTCGCGCCGCTCGACCGCGCGCTCGCCGGGGCCGACGCCGTCGACCTCGTCGCGCCGTCCGACGGCGACCCTGCGCTCGTGGTCCGCACCCCCGAGGATCGGGACGAGGACTCGCCCACGATCACCGAACGCGTGGGCGACCGGAGCTTCACGCTCCAGCGCGACGGATTCTGGCAGGTGCATCGCGGGGCCGCCGCGACCCTGACCGCCGCGGTCCGGGCCGCCGTCGACGCCGACGCGTTCGACCCCGCCGCCGACAACCAGGACCTCTACGGCGGCGTGGGCCTGCTCGCGGCCGCGCTCGGCGACCGCTTCGGCGTGGCAACCCGGATCACGAGCGTGGAGGCCGACCCGAGGGCGACCGAGCACGCGGGGGCGAACCTCGCCGAGTGGGTGGGCGCCCGGGCGGTCACCGACCGCGTCGACCGCCACCTGGAACGGCTCGTCGACCGGGGCGAGCGGGCGCTGCGCGGCGCGACCGTCGTGCTCGACCCGCCGCGGTCGGGCGCCGGACGCGCGGTCGTCGAGCGACTCGCGGCGCTCGGGCCCGAGCAGGTCGTCTACGTCGCCTGCGACCCGGTGGCGCTCGCCCGCGACGTCGCGACCTTCCGCGCCCACGGGTACGGGCTCGAGACCGTGAGGGCATTCGACCTCTTCCCGAACACCCACCACGTCGAGGCGGTCGCGCGGCTGAGGGCTATCGTGTGAGACGGGCGCGGCGACGCGCGATGAGACGACGGGGGGACGTTGTGACGACGCAGACCGGCGGACGGACCGAGGACGCACCGACCACGGTGGCGATCGTCGACGACCACGAGGCCGTCCGGCTCGGACTCCGCGCGGCATGCGCCGACGCCGGCTACGTCGTCGTCGCCGACACCGCGGATGTCGCTGCGCTCCTCGGGCTGCTCGACGATCCGAAGGTCGACCCGGCCCGGGTGGTGCTCCTGGACCTCTCGCTCGGCGACGGCTCCCGGGTCACCGACAACGTGCGAGCGGTGCTCGCCGCCGGGAGCCAGGTGCTCGTCCACAGCATCGCCGACCGCGTCGCCGCCGTGCGCGAGGCCCTCGCC comes from the Agromyces marinus genome and includes:
- a CDS encoding class I SAM-dependent RNA methyltransferase — protein: MLELDVERIAHGGVAVARHDGRVVFVADAIPGERVRVQVTDAGRDRFWRAETIEVLTASPDRREHVWPEASVDRAPERRAGGAEFGHIGMARQRALKGEVLADALARMGGVDRRVEVEPVEDALAPGVDADAGTGWRTRVRLHVAPDGTVGPYAARSHRVVPVGSLPLASAELAALAPLDRALAGADAVDLVAPSDGDPALVVRTPEDRDEDSPTITERVGDRSFTLQRDGFWQVHRGAAATLTAAVRAAVDADAFDPAADNQDLYGGVGLLAAALGDRFGVATRITSVEADPRATEHAGANLAEWVGARAVTDRVDRHLERLVDRGERALRGATVVLDPPRSGAGRAVVERLAALGPEQVVYVACDPVALARDVATFRAHGYGLETVRAFDLFPNTHHVEAVARLRAIV